One window from the genome of Ananas comosus cultivar F153 linkage group 13, ASM154086v1, whole genome shotgun sequence encodes:
- the LOC109719811 gene encoding metacaspase-9-like, translating into MVLDSRHSSGLIDKEKEQIGPSTVADRAVSRRPRGRVIPYESVLEHLTALSGIHSLLLGNHLSHLFGHEISPLFSELGGITTHPLRPDEGILLSGCQANETSADMSPT; encoded by the coding sequence ATGGTCTTGGACTCGCGCCACAGCAGCGGCCTCATCGACAAGGAGAAAGAGCAGATCGGGCCGTCCACGGTCGCTGACCGGGCGGTTTCCCGCCGCCCCCGCGGGCGGGTCATTCCTTATGAATCCGTCCTTGAACACCTAACCGCCCTCTCCGGCATCCACTCCCTCCTCCTCGGCAACCACCTCTCCCATCTCTTCGGCCACGAGATCAGCCCCCTATTCTCTGAACTCGGTGGGATCACGACGCACCCTCTACGTCCCGACGAGGGGATCCTCCTAAGCGGCTGTCAAGCGAACGAAACGTCCGCCGACATGAGCCCGACATGA